The Armatimonadota bacterium genomic sequence GTTTCGAAAAGGCTCGCCACGCCAAGCCCGAGCCCGCTGCCCAGGGTGTTGCCCGCGGTGTTCCACCCCGCGTAGGCCGCAAAGCGCGTGGGATCCACCCGCTCCAGGAGTAGCCGCACGAACCGGTCATCCGCACCGTTCGCGTAGGCCACGTCCAGGACCGACACCGGCAAGTTGGCGCGCATGGCTTGCCCGATGTGCTCCACGAACGCCTCCACGTCCCGCTCTGGGGTATCCACGTACTCCCTATCCGGTTGGTGTGCGGCCTCTCCCTGAGCCCGGCCCGGCGCGTTCAGGGCTACCACGAGGTCTGCCTCCTCCGGACGGGATTGCCGGAGTCCCACGGCTTCCAGGTGATGGCGCACCAGTCGCCCCAGGGGTTCGTCCTCGTACCGGGTGGGGATCCCCTCGAGATCCGCCACCGGAGAAATCACCCAGACCCGAGGGCTCCGTCCAGCGTGGTCCAGGAGAAGCCGTGCGAGAAGCGTGCAGGGAACCTCGTCCGCACCCGGGTAGATGTGAACCCGGTCCATCAGTCCGAGGGCTCGAACACGCGCCGAGAGGAACCGACGGTCCATCACGGAGAGACCCTCGGGCGCGGTGTCGTCCAGGGTAAGGTGCAGCCTGCCGATAACCCCTTGGACCACCAGCTCCAGGGCCGTACAGTGCACCGCCCGGCTGCGCTCCCGGATAAACAGGAAGTCTGTGAGGACCTCTGGAGGGATCGCACGCTTTGCCTCTTCCAGGCGCTCCGCCCCCCCCGCCTCTCCCCGCTCGGCCCGGTCGGCCCACACGCTGTACGCCCGCAGCGATGGGCCATACCGCGCGTAGTACGGCCTTTCCTCGAAGGGATCGTCGCCTGCGGCCACACGGGGGACGGTGCCGTGCGCGTAGATTCGCAGGCCTTGAGCCCGCAGAATCTCCAGGGTTCGCAGCCTCCGCATCGCCTCCTCCACCGAAGCATCCCCGCGCCGGGCAGGGACGAGGCCCCCCAGGGCGAGGGTCTCGAGGCTCACCACGGCCGCGAGGGCGTGGGGAGCCTGGTCCACGAGCCATCCGTGGAGAGCGGTCAGGTCTCCGGGCTCGTTGCGCCGGGGGAGGCACGCTTCCGGCGGCGTGCGGAGGTCCAACCCCGCCACGCGCCCAAGCTGCAGGGGGAGGTCTAGGGTATGGGGGCGGGTATCGGGCGGAACGAAGAGCACCGTCACAGGTACGCCCCCTGCTGCCGGAGGAGCTCCCGAAGCCCCTGGCCGTCCACCTCCCGTACGCCCACGCCCCGCAGGGCAGCCAGAGCCGCGGCCACGCCCGCAGCCTGGCCCATAGAGTGGGCGTTCTGCTGGATGCGGATGGAGGCCTGCGCTTCGAAG encodes the following:
- a CDS encoding DUF4127 family protein, with translation MTVLFVPPDTRPHTLDLPLQLGRVAGLDLRTPPEACLPRRNEPGDLTALHGWLVDQAPHALAAVVSLETLALGGLVPARRGDASVEEAMRRLRTLEILRAQGLRIYAHGTVPRVAAGDDPFEERPYYARYGPSLRAYSVWADRAERGEAGGAERLEEAKRAIPPEVLTDFLFIRERSRAVHCTALELVVQGVIGRLHLTLDDTAPEGLSVMDRRFLSARVRALGLMDRVHIYPGADEVPCTLLARLLLDHAGRSPRVWVISPVADLEGIPTRYEDEPLGRLVRHHLEAVGLRQSRPEEADLVVALNAPGRAQGEAAHQPDREYVDTPERDVEAFVEHIGQAMRANLPVSVLDVAYANGADDRFVRLLLERVDPTRFAAYAGWNTAGNTLGSGLGLGVASLFETQPEYRLEALLVRLAEDWLYQAQVRQEVRGILRDPDPYDLGPLWSRAQEAVRERLMPRIEALWREHFAPRLGSLVLAVEPPELFWPRLHGVRVRVRITPGG